The DNA region ACGCACCTTGATGAGTTGGTCAGTGTTGAGGGCGTTGCTCAGGAGAAGGGTTTTATACTGGATTTTCTGTCGCCTGAAGGGGCAGCGGTTTTAAATCTGGATGACACTTTTTTTAATGACTGGCAGCAGCGGACATTATCCGGAAGTAAACAACGGCAGGTGTTGTCATTCAGTCTGAGTAATCCCGACGCTGATGGTTATGCCAGCCATATTGAAACCACCGCTGAAGGTATGAGCTTTACCCTGAATTTAAACGGTGAACAAAAGGCGCTGACCATCGCATTCTGGGGGCAGCATCAGGTTCAGAATGCCTGTTGTGCGGCAGTGGCAGCCTTTGCCGCAGGTATCGGACTGGACAAGATCGTTCAGGGGCTGGAAAATGCCCGCCCTTACCAGCGTCGTGGACAACGGTTTCAGTTAGACGATCAGACGCTGGTGATTGACGAAACCTACAATGCCAATCCCAAGGCGACTCTGGCTGCTATTGACCAGCTGGCAGAGTGTAAAGGCCACAGGGTTATGGTGCTGGGGGATATGCTCGACCTCGGGGCGGTTTCACAGCAGAGGCATCTGGATGTGGGTGCCTATGCCCGGGACAGGGGCATTGAAACGTTTGTTGCCCTGGGTGACGCTTCCCGGCAGGCGGTGTCTGCCTACGGTAGTGCCGGACGTCATTTTGAAACGAAAGAGTCTCTTGTGGACTGGTTACAGTCTTTGCTGACGGAGCTGGACGCTCTGCCGGTGACTGTGCTGGTGAAAGGTTCACGGGGGATGGGAATGTTGGATATCGTAAGATCCCTGGTGGGGTCTGACTATAAGGGAGAGCGCTGACAATGCTGCTCTGGCTGGCGGATTTTTTATCCCAGTACTACCACGGTTTTGCCGTGTTCAAATATTTAACGCTCAGGGGCATTCTCGGCGTACTGACTGCCCTGGCCTTAAGCCTCTGGCTTGGGCCACACATGATTCGTCGTCTGAGTTATCACCAGATTGGCCAGTCTGTCCGTGATGACGGGCCGAAGTCGCACCTCAGCAAAGCGGGAACCCCAACCATGGGTGGCGCTTTGATACTGGTGTGTATTGCCATCAGTACCCTGTTGTGGGCGAATCTGGAAAATCGTTATATCTGGGTTGTTCTGCTGACTACCGGTGTTTTTGGCATCGTCGGCTGGGTGGATGATTACCGCAAGGTGGTTGAGAAAAACTCCCGTGGTTTGCCCGCCCGCTGGAAATTTTTCTGGCAGTCGGTGGCTGGTTTCGGTGCGGCGATGTTTTTGTTTATGACAGCGCCCGGTGTTG from Endozoicomonas sp. NE40 includes:
- a CDS encoding UDP-N-acetylmuramoyl-tripeptide--D-alanyl-D-alanine ligase produces the protein MIRTYQLSELAAELNGRLHGNDLGISGISIDSRSVKPGELFIAIKGPNFDGHAYAGKALESGAAAVLVQELPAEAEGGSYILVDDTSKALGQLGAFNRNQVDIPFLAITGSCGKTSVKEMLAAILDQEGSTLATRGNLNNAFGVPLTLFSVKAHNQFAVIELGTSSPGEIGYISELTRPDVSVITNAAETHLDELVSVEGVAQEKGFILDFLSPEGAAVLNLDDTFFNDWQQRTLSGSKQRQVLSFSLSNPDADGYASHIETTAEGMSFTLNLNGEQKALTIAFWGQHQVQNACCAAVAAFAAGIGLDKIVQGLENARPYQRRGQRFQLDDQTLVIDETYNANPKATLAAIDQLAECKGHRVMVLGDMLDLGAVSQQRHLDVGAYARDRGIETFVALGDASRQAVSAYGSAGRHFETKESLVDWLQSLLTELDALPVTVLVKGSRGMGMLDIVRSLVGSDYKGER